The stretch of DNA ACGGCACGTTATAGTGAGCCTTTTGTTAAAGTTTTTGAAGAAGAACGTGAGCTTACCATGATGCTTATGGTAGATATCTCAGGTTCAGAGTTGTTTGGGACAGAGCAACAGTTTAAAAACGAGGTTGTTACAGAAATAGCAGCTACATTGGCTTTTTCGGCAACTCAAAATAATGATAAAATAGGCCTCATCTTATTTTCCGATAAGGTAGAGCTTTATATTCCACCTAAAAAAGGACGTTCTCATGTACTTCGCATTATTCGGGAACTCATAGAATTTAAACCGGAAAGTAAACAAACAAATTTGGCAGAAGCGTTGAAGTTTATGCAAAACGTGATGAAGAAAAAAGCCATCGTATTTGTACTATCCGATTTTATTGCAGATGATTACCATCAAACAATGAAAATTGTTTCGGGTAAACATGATGTTACAGGAATACGGGTTTACGATAAGCATGAAGAAAGCATACCAAATTTAGGCATGGTACAGATGGAAGATGAAGAAACTGGGGAATTGATGTTAGTGAATACGTCATCAAAAAAAGTAAGACTTAATTATGGTAAATTTTATCATGAAAAAGTAGCTTATTATAAAGAGAGCTTTACAAAATCTGGAGCAGGTGCGATTGATTGTCGTGTTGATGAAAGTTATGTAAAAAAGCTTCTGGGGTATTTTAAAAGAAGAGGATAAACGATTTTAGATTTATGAATTACGAATTACGATTTTTGAGCAAAATAGCTTCCGTCTTCCGTCTTCGGTCTTCGGTCATAGTTTCTTTATTCTTTTTTCTAAGCTCTTCTATCTCATTAGCTCAAGTTACTTCAGCAATCGATTCCACATCTATCAAAATAGGGGAACAAATTACATACCATATTCAAGTAGAAACAGATACAACGAGCTTAGTTGTTTTTCCAGAGGGACAAACATTTTCGCCTTTAGAAATGATTGAGTCCTATAAGGTTGATACTTTAAAAAATAACGATAAGTACAATCTTATTAAAAAATACGGATTAACACAATTTGATTCAGGCGCCTATACGATTCCAAGGCAAAAAATAATTATTGGTGATAAAACTTTTTTCACCGATTCTCTAAAAGTTGAGGTTAATAATATAGTAGTAGACACTACAAAACAAGGGTTATATGATATTAAACCTATTATTGAAGTAAATAAATCACCAAGTAATTGGTGGAAATATGTGTTACTTACGCTTTTAATAATTGGTATTATAGCATTCTTGTTGTTTTGGTTTATATGGAGAAAGAAACCATTAACAGAGGAAGAACAAATTGCTTTACTTCCACCATACGATAGAGCTAAATTAGCCCTTAAAAACTTAGATGAAAGTCACTATTTAGAACATTCAGAATTAAAAGAATACTATTCAGAATTAACAGGGATCATCAGAAAGTATCTAGATGAAAAGGTATATGACCATTCTTTAGAAAGTACTACTGATGAACTTATTAGTAGACTGCGATTACTTAAAGAAGGTAACCAAATTGACCTAAGTCAGGAGACGATTAAAAACATTGAAAGTATTTTAAAACGAGCCGATTTAGTGAAATTTGCAAAGTCAGCACCAGATACGATATTAGCTGAATTAGATAGAGATACGATTGATAGTGAAATTGACCATGTAAAAGAAGTGCTGCCGGAACCAACAGAAGAAGAGAAACTTTTAGATGAAAAATACAGAGAAGAGTTAGAGCGTAAAAAGACCCGAAAGAAAATTATTATAACGGTGGCAATAAGCCTGTTTTTGTTAATAGCTACTATTGTAGGCTTTTCAATAAAATATGGTTTCAATTACGTGAAAGATACCATTATTGGCCACGATAGTATAGAGCTTTTGGAGGGTGATTGGGTAACCAGTGCATACGGATTTCCGCCTGTAACCATTTCAACACCAAAAGTGTTAAAAAGAATGGATGCTGGTTTGCCAGAAGAATTAGCGCAACAGATTGATGTTACGATGTTTGGCTATGGTAGTTTAATTGATAAATTTAATGTTGTAGTCGCTACTTCTAAGTATAAAAATTTAGGCGAAAATAAAATAGATTTAGAACAATCTATAGATGGGAATTTTAAAACGCTTGAAGCAGCAGGAGCTCAAAACATCATAACAAAAAAGGAGAAGTTTGTTACTCCAAATGGTGCCGAAGGATTAAAAGTTTATGGTACTTTGGAAATGCCAGTACCAAACTCAGAGAAGATTGAAAAAGGAAAGTATGTTATCCTGGCATTTACATCGGAAAATGTGGTACAGCAGATCTTACTTTTTTGGAGGGAAAGCGATGTTTATGCAGATCAAATTGTTGAGCGAATTTTAAATTCAATAGAACTTAAAAAAGCAGAAGAATAATGTTTGAGGGAATCGAATTTTTAAATAAAGAATTTTTCTGGTTGTTATTAGCGCTACCATTAGCGATACTATGGTATATTTTTAAGCACAAAAAACAAACAGCAGAACTTAAAATATCAAGTTTAAAGGGTTTTAAGATTACTAATTCCTGGTTACCCAAATTGAAACACTTATTATTTGTTTTTCGTTTGGTAGCACTGGCTTTATTAATTACAGCATTAGCAAGACCTCAAACAGTAGATGTCTCAACAAAAACAAAAACGACAAGAGGGATAGACATTGTTATGGCCATAGATGTTTCTGCAAGTATGTTAGCTAAAGATTTATCTCCAAATAGATTAGAAGCGTTAAAAAAAGTAGCGGCAGAATTTATTAAAGGCAGACCAAATGATAGAATCGGTTTGGTAGAATATGCTGGAGAAAGTTACACAAAAACACCAATAACAAGTGATAAGGCCATCGTAATACGCTCTTTAAAGAGTATAAAATATAATAATATTATTGAGGGCGGAACGGCTATAGGTATGGGCTTAGCAACATCGGTAAACCGATTAAAAGATAGTAAAGCAACCAGTAAAGTGATTATTTTATTGACTGATGGTGTTAACAATTCTGGGTTTATAGATCCTAAAATTGCTAGTGAATTGGCGGTTGAATATGATATAAAAACTTATACAATTGGTTTGGGAACTAACGGTATGGCATTATCTCCAATTGGGATCCTGTCTAATGGCGCTTTTCAGTATGGACGTATTCAGGTAGAGATTGATGAAGAATTATTAAAAGAAATAGCTCATGTTACAGGGGGTAAATATTTTAGAGCTACCAATAATAGAAAATTAGAAGAAATTTATGATGAAATTAATAAACTGGAAAAAACAGAAATAGAGGAATTTAAGTTTTATAATTACGAAGAGAAGTATCGATTTTTAGTATTATTAGCAGGGTTATTACTTCTTATAGAATTGCTGTTGCGTTTTACCGTTTTTAGAAGTTTTGTCTAAAAGAGTAGAGTAAAGAGAATAGAATATAGAAAAAAGATTTTTTAGAGTAAGCAAAGTCCCCTTTGGGGATTTAGGGGCTAAAACAAATAAACAACAATGTATCAATTAGAAGAGAAAATATGGTTTTGGGCTTTAGGTATTATTCCAGTAATAATCCTGTTCTTTTTGGTGCTTCAATTTTGGAGATATAAAGCACAAAGTAAATTTGCCGATAAGAAATCGCTTAAAAAATTAAGCCCAAATACATCTGTATTTAAATCTATTTTAAAAATAGGTGTTTTAAGCTTAGCTTTCGCTTGTTTAGCAATAGCCTTAGTAAATCCAAAAATAGGTACAAAATTAGAAACTGTTAAACGAGAAGGAGTTGATATTGTTTTTGCTGTCGATGTATCTAAAAGTATGTTGGCAGAAGATATTGCTCCAAATAGATTAGAAAAGTCGAAACAACTCGTTACTCAAATTATCAATAATTTGGCGAGTGATCGTATAGGAATTATAGCATACGCTGGAAAAGCATTTCCGCAATTACCCATAACAACAGATTATGCTTCGGCTAAAATGTTTTTGCAAAGTATGAATACGGATATGTTGTCATCGCAAGGAACTGCTATAAACGAAGCTATAAAATTGGCAAAAACCTATTTTGATGATGAAGAACAAACCAACCGTGTATTAGTTATTATTTCGGATGGAGAAGACCATAGTGAAGAAGCAGCTGCTATAGCAGAGGAAGCTAATGAAGAAGGTATTCGAATATTTACTATAGGTGTGGGTGATGTAAAAGGAGGACCCATCCCAGAAAAAAGAAATGGGATTGTCTTAAATTACAAAAAGGATAATCAAGGAGAAACTGTTATAACGCGCTTAAACGAAGAAACTCTAATTGCTATTGCAGAGGAGGCCAACGGTGCTTATATAAATGGAAAAAACACTAATGATGTCGTAGAGAATATTCGTGAAATTTTAAATAGCATGGATAAAACAGAATTTGAAGCCAAACAGTTTGCCGATTTTAAAGATCAATTTCAATGGTTTTTAGGCTTTGGGATTTTCTTTTTGCTTTTAGACGTTTTCCTATTGGAGCGTAAAACAGCTTGGTTAAAAAAGTTGAATTTATTTAATGAAAACCTTTAATGTCTGTTAAAGTGAAAGTATAACGATTAGATTTAAACTTTTATAAATTTTTTAACGAACAAAAAAATAAGGTTTTATATCTTAGAAATAAAAAAATGAGACATTTAGTATTAATTCTATTAACATGCATGGTTTCCATATCTTTTGCTCAAGAAGATAAGGAGCAAAGGTTAGCGCTTAAAAAAGCTAATAACTATGTTTTTGAAGCAAATAGTTTAATAAATGAAGACGATTTTGTTTCTGGAGAAATGGCTTATAGACAAGCCATTTCTAAGCAACCTAATACGGTGGCTGGGATTTACAATTTAGGAAATGCCTATTATAAAAAAGGCAATTTTGAAGAAGCGCTTTATCGTCATGAGCAGGCAGCAAAAGCAACCACTTCAAAAGCAGAAAAGCATAAGGCGTATCATAACATCGGCAATATTTTAATGCAGAATAAAAAATGCAAAGAAGCTGTTGAAGCTTTTAAAAATGCTTTAAGAAATGATCCTACAGATGATGAAACGCGCTACAATTTGGGTTTAGCAAAGGTTTGTGCAGAAGAACAAAAGGATCAGGAAGACGAAAATAAAGACGATAAAAACAAGGACGAGAATAAGGAAGATCAAGATAAGAAAGAGAACGAAGACAAAAAGGATAAAGAAGGCGACGACAAAGAGGACGAAAAGGACAAAGGTGATCAGGAGAAAAAAGAAGGAGAGGATGAAAAAGATGATAAAGGAAAGCCTAAAGATGAAAAAGAAGATAAAGGTAAAGGAGAAGATGATAAGAAGAAAGAACAGCAAAAGCCTAAACCACAACCTGGACAAATGTCACCACAGCAAATAAAGAATTTACTGGAGGCCATGAATAATCAAGAACAAAAGGTTCAGGAAAAAATGAATGCAGTAAAAGAAAAAGGTGCAAAAGTAAAAACTGAAAAAGACTGGTAAAACTGAAGAAATTTGATTAACGATTAATGAGTTTTGAATTAAGAATAAGCATTAATGAAAACAAATGACCTAGAAGAAAGAATCATTGATTTTACAGTTTTTATAATTAATATAATAGAAGATGTAAAAAATAATTATGCGGGTAATTATTATGGAAATCAATTAATAAGATCTTCAGGTTCTCCAGCTCTCAATTATGGGGAAGCTAGAAGTGCTGAATCGCATAAAGATTTTGTTCATAAAATGGGAATATGTTTAAAAGAACTTAGAGAATCATATAATTGTTTAAGAATAATAAATAAAGCTAACTTATTTAAAGGAAATCAAATTAAAATGAACAAGGCTTTAGACGAAAACAACCAATTAATATCTATTTTCGTTACTAGTATTAAAACATCGAAAAGCAATAATTCAAATATCAAAAATCGCTAATCGTTGTTCGTTAATCATTATGAAACTTATTAAACACATATCAATATTATTATTAATACTTACAACGAGTATTATTTCTGCACAGGTTAAATTTGAAGCAAAAGCAAGTAAACAAAAGCTAGGCATTAATGAACGTTTACGTATCGATTTTGAAATGAATAAAGATGGAGATAACTTTGATCCTCCAAATTTTTCAAATTTTACAGTCGTAGGCGGTCCAAATCAATCTGTAAGCAATTCTTGGGTTAATGGTGTGAGAACTTATAAGAAGACCTATAGTTATTTTTTAGCACCAAAAAAGCGTGGTAATTTCACGATTAAACAAGCCACCATTACTATTAAAGGCGAAACTTATAAGACATTACCCTTAAAAATTCAAGTTACTGCGGCTGTAGACAAGCCAAAAGACCCAAATGATGCCAGTTATATTGCTTCGGAGAATATTCATTTAGTAGCAGAAGTTTCAAAAACGAACCCGTATTTAAACGAGGCCATTACAGTGGTTTATAAACTCTATGTATCACCTTCCATTGCAGTTGATAATTGGAATGAGATTGATAGTCCAAGATATAATGACTTTTGGAGTCAGAACATAAATACGCACGGGCAAAAGGTTCAAAATGGTACTTATAATGGTAAAGATTATCGTTTTTTGATTTTGCGAAAAGCAGTATTGTATCCTCAAAAAACAGGTAAACTAAATATTGAGCCATTAAGTTTAGATATCGCTTTGCGGGTGCCTTCTAATAGGCGAGATATTTTTGGAAGCCTATTAATGACACGTGTTAATAAAACGGTGTCTGCGGGAAATAAAAAAATTCAAGTTAAACCTTTGCCGGAGGCAGGTAAACCAGTAGATTTTGCAGGAGCTGTTGGCGATTTCAAGCTTGATGTCGTAACTT from Flavivirga spongiicola encodes:
- a CDS encoding DUF58 domain-containing protein; amino-acid sequence: MDTKELLKKVRKIEIKTRRLSDHIFGGEYHSTFKGRGMTFSEVRQYQFGDDVRNIDWNVTARYSEPFVKVFEEERELTMMLMVDISGSELFGTEQQFKNEVVTEIAATLAFSATQNNDKIGLILFSDKVELYIPPKKGRSHVLRIIRELIEFKPESKQTNLAEALKFMQNVMKKKAIVFVLSDFIADDYHQTMKIVSGKHDVTGIRVYDKHEESIPNLGMVQMEDEETGELMLVNTSSKKVRLNYGKFYHEKVAYYKESFTKSGAGAIDCRVDESYVKKLLGYFKRRG
- a CDS encoding VWA domain-containing protein; its protein translation is MFEGIEFLNKEFFWLLLALPLAILWYIFKHKKQTAELKISSLKGFKITNSWLPKLKHLLFVFRLVALALLITALARPQTVDVSTKTKTTRGIDIVMAIDVSASMLAKDLSPNRLEALKKVAAEFIKGRPNDRIGLVEYAGESYTKTPITSDKAIVIRSLKSIKYNNIIEGGTAIGMGLATSVNRLKDSKATSKVIILLTDGVNNSGFIDPKIASELAVEYDIKTYTIGLGTNGMALSPIGILSNGAFQYGRIQVEIDEELLKEIAHVTGGKYFRATNNRKLEEIYDEINKLEKTEIEEFKFYNYEEKYRFLVLLAGLLLLIELLLRFTVFRSFV
- a CDS encoding vWA domain-containing protein; the protein is MYQLEEKIWFWALGIIPVIILFFLVLQFWRYKAQSKFADKKSLKKLSPNTSVFKSILKIGVLSLAFACLAIALVNPKIGTKLETVKREGVDIVFAVDVSKSMLAEDIAPNRLEKSKQLVTQIINNLASDRIGIIAYAGKAFPQLPITTDYASAKMFLQSMNTDMLSSQGTAINEAIKLAKTYFDDEEQTNRVLVIISDGEDHSEEAAAIAEEANEEGIRIFTIGVGDVKGGPIPEKRNGIVLNYKKDNQGETVITRLNEETLIAIAEEANGAYINGKNTNDVVENIREILNSMDKTEFEAKQFADFKDQFQWFLGFGIFFLLLDVFLLERKTAWLKKLNLFNENL
- a CDS encoding tetratricopeptide repeat protein → MRHLVLILLTCMVSISFAQEDKEQRLALKKANNYVFEANSLINEDDFVSGEMAYRQAISKQPNTVAGIYNLGNAYYKKGNFEEALYRHEQAAKATTSKAEKHKAYHNIGNILMQNKKCKEAVEAFKNALRNDPTDDETRYNLGLAKVCAEEQKDQEDENKDDKNKDENKEDQDKKENEDKKDKEGDDKEDEKDKGDQEKKEGEDEKDDKGKPKDEKEDKGKGEDDKKKEQQKPKPQPGQMSPQQIKNLLEAMNNQEQKVQEKMNAVKEKGAKVKTEKDW
- a CDS encoding four helix bundle protein, with protein sequence MKTNDLEERIIDFTVFIINIIEDVKNNYAGNYYGNQLIRSSGSPALNYGEARSAESHKDFVHKMGICLKELRESYNCLRIINKANLFKGNQIKMNKALDENNQLISIFVTSIKTSKSNNSNIKNR